The Pukyongia salina genome segment TTTTAAGATCGAAAGATTACGAAACCATTTTATTACCGGGAAACCGGGATGTCGCTCCCGAGGCATTTGCCAAGGTGTATTTTGATAAAACGAACAAGGTTGCCTATATCGATTCCAGGGGTCTCCCGGAGGCAACCACCACCAAGGTGTATCAGGCCTGGTCCCTAAAACTTGATCCATTAACCCCAACTAGTATGGGGCTGTTAGATCAAGCCAATGAAGTAGAAGAAGGTATTTATAAATTTGAGAATGTTCCAGATCCCGATGCCTTCGGAATCACGCTTGAGCCGGCTGGTGGTAGTGAATCTCCCACCCTTACCCAACTCTACACCCTGGGTACAGTTAGTCCTTAAATCACATATTATATAAACGAAAACGCCCCGTGATGGGGCGTTCTCTACTAACAAAAAAACTCTGAAATCCGGCTTTCACCAGCGAATTAATCGGCGCCCGCAGGCGTTCCGATTAAACCTCAATTCTATTTACGTAGGAAATGAGAAACCGGTTTTAAAATTTGTTGATTTTTTTGGTGAGTACAGGTCCTAATTCGAATGCTGCCTCCTGTAATTCCTTTTTTAACTTCTGAAGCTCCTTCGTTCGGCCATTTGCCTGGTAAACCAGCGCCATATAATAAGCGGCCATGGGTTCGGAAGTCTTGTCTTTTACCCGGGATTCGATGATATCCAGAGCCCGCTCTTTCTCCCCTTTCATCAGCTTTGTATAAGCAAGCAATGAATAGGTTTCAGGGGTGGCGCGTTCTGTAACTTCAACTTCGGCTATAGCCATCGCCCTATTGGGATCTTTTTCGGCAAGTACTTCGATAAGGTGGGTATTGTACATTCTTCCATAGGCCTCGTTGGTCGCGGCATTTATAAAGGTTTCGGTATATTCTGCAGCCTCTGCTTCATCACCTTCATTTTCGGCCATTTCGGCCAAAAGCAGGTAATAATCCGGAACTTTATGATTTTTCATCACTGAATCGAGTATACGTCGTGCTTCGGGAGCATCATTTTGATAGGCGTAATTTATCCAGGCGATCCCTTTTTTTACGTACGCATTATCGGGTTGCAGTTCCAGGGTCATTAAATAGTGTTTATAAGCCTGGTCTAGCCTGCCGTCATGACCATAATAGTCACCCAGGTTGCTATACGTCCATATCTTCAGGGGTTTTGAATCCCTGGACTCGGCGATCGCCTTCGCGCTTTCCATATAGTTGATCGCATTTGTGAGGTCGCCTGTATGATCACTCCATTTTGCTTTGCGAATGAGATAGTTATAGTCGGAGGTGTTATTTAGCAACTTCAGATAGCTTTCGGCCTCCTCGTACTTACCCAGTTCCATAAGCACGTCGAACAACATGAATTGGGTTGCTCGTTTACTCGAGACTCCTTCATAACTCTGCTTTAATAAAGTGGCTGCTTCTTTGAACCTATGTTGAGAAATATAGGTTCTCGCCAGTCCTCTCGCGTAGATATCCTTATTATTAGCAGAAATTGCCATAGCCTTTTTGTACAAGGTTTCGGCATTTGTTAAATAAGTTGCATTCCCTGTTGCATCGAAAAGTCTGGTGTAGGCAGATGCCAGAGGCCCCAGGTCTCCCACCCCGGAACTGTCCGGGCGCAAACGCTTCGACCAAAATGCGACCTCGTTCTCTGCTTCAAGTAAGGAGGATCTTTCGGCAGTGTACAGATATGGATTGTAATCTTCGGGATTAGCGATGGGCTCGATCTCTGTTTCGGTAGCACAGGATGAGAGTAAACATACCATTCCGAAGAAAAAAATAAATAGTTTCATCATGATATAAAAAAAGGAAAAGGGCATCAAGTGGCCCTTTTCCATATGTTTTATGCGTTATTGTGTAATTGGCGTTTCCAGGTATGGAAATGGAAGGGTAAAATCACGATCTCCACTATCCACCCCGTCACTGGTAAGTTGTGGGGTACCGTTATTACCGTCGAATCTTGTACCGGAAGTACCTCCAAACATCAACGTAAGAGAGATATCGATCACATCGTCTGCAAGGGTTCTACCTGTTAGTACTACCCCTGTTCCGGGATCGTAATAGGTTGTTTGTCCGTTAGGTGCCACCTGCAAGGCATCAAATTGTGCTAATACCGTG includes the following:
- a CDS encoding tetratricopeptide repeat protein, which produces MMKLFIFFFGMVCLLSSCATETEIEPIANPEDYNPYLYTAERSSLLEAENEVAFWSKRLRPDSSGVGDLGPLASAYTRLFDATGNATYLTNAETLYKKAMAISANNKDIYARGLARTYISQHRFKEAATLLKQSYEGVSSKRATQFMLFDVLMELGKYEEAESYLKLLNNTSDYNYLIRKAKWSDHTGDLTNAINYMESAKAIAESRDSKPLKIWTYSNLGDYYGHDGRLDQAYKHYLMTLELQPDNAYVKKGIAWINYAYQNDAPEARRILDSVMKNHKVPDYYLLLAEMAENEGDEAEAAEYTETFINAATNEAYGRMYNTHLIEVLAEKDPNRAMAIAEVEVTERATPETYSLLAYTKLMKGEKERALDIIESRVKDKTSEPMAAYYMALVYQANGRTKELQKLKKELQEAAFELGPVLTKKINKF